A single Candidatus Liberibacter asiaticus DNA region contains:
- a CDS encoding flagellar motor switch protein FliG, with translation MNKTTDTVSFKNLYKEISPVSLTQKDKATAILLAMEKQVSGKLLRHFTHAELKEIVASAKLLPEISPEELEDIIDEFESQFIAGIGLTENSKNIESILEEGLEQNELEKLLNKSDISQENNNSIWDHLKETDPGVIADFLSKEHPQTTAYVLSMMPPSIGASVLLRFPNKIHADIMKRTVNLPKISPYIQKTIEKCIVEMLPQSNSNTSTGPEKVANLINELEKPQVDKLLTSLQEVSKEAFDKVRPKVFLFDDLITLSSHDLSIVFNNISLEVLGKALHGTSIETQNAILHCLSNRQRKIIEENIVLNDSSIAPREVAMARRSIVQEAISLLKTNKIELSNPIK, from the coding sequence TTTCGCCCGTTTCTCTTACACAAAAAGACAAAGCAACAGCTATCCTTTTAGCAATGGAAAAACAAGTTTCTGGGAAACTTTTAAGACATTTTACACATGCTGAATTAAAAGAAATTGTTGCTTCGGCAAAATTATTACCAGAAATATCACCTGAAGAACTAGAAGATATCATTGATGAGTTTGAATCCCAATTCATTGCAGGAATTGGACTTACAGAAAACTCTAAGAATATAGAAAGCATCCTCGAAGAAGGCTTGGAACAAAATGAGTTGGAGAAATTGCTCAACAAATCAGATATATCCCAAGAAAACAACAATTCTATCTGGGACCACTTGAAAGAAACCGATCCCGGCGTTATAGCAGATTTTCTATCAAAAGAACATCCTCAAACCACTGCTTATGTATTATCCATGATGCCACCATCAATTGGAGCCAGTGTTTTATTACGATTCCCCAATAAAATACATGCTGATATTATGAAACGTACCGTCAATTTGCCAAAAATAAGCCCTTATATACAAAAAACTATAGAAAAATGCATTGTAGAAATGCTACCTCAATCGAACTCCAATACCAGTACAGGACCAGAAAAAGTAGCCAACCTTATAAATGAACTTGAAAAACCTCAAGTTGATAAACTTCTCACTTCTCTGCAGGAAGTGAGCAAAGAAGCCTTCGACAAAGTACGTCCTAAAGTATTCCTTTTTGACGATCTAATCACTTTATCTTCCCACGATCTATCCATCGTATTCAATAATATATCACTTGAAGTACTAGGAAAAGCCCTTCATGGCACCTCTATAGAAACTCAAAACGCAATACTTCATTGCCTCAGTAATCGTCAACGCAAAATAATAGAGGAAAATATTGTCCTTAATGATTCTTCCATAGCTCCACGAGAAGTCGCGATGGCTCGTCGTTCTATAGTACAAGAAGCGATTTCCCTTTTAAAAACAAATAAAATAGAGCTAAGCAATCCCATAAAATAA